The stretch of DNA ACACCGACCATGCCCAATTCGCGAATCTGCGCTTCGGTGAACAGATGCACCATTTGCTGATACTGCGTAGCCGGGCTCGCCCCCGCACGCCCGGCCTCGATGAGCCGACGCAATGCAGTACGTCGACTCTTCGCATTCGTGGTATGCAACAGTGACGTCGGCAACGCACGCAACCAGGGCCGATGCGTTGCGAGCAGGCGCAGCGCGCGATAGCGGTCATAGCCGCCGAACAGTTCGTCACCGCCGTCGCCGGACAACGCCGCCTTGACGTGTTCGCGTGTGACACGGCAAAGCCAGTGCGTGGGCAGGATGGAACTGTCGGCAGTGGGCTCGCCCGCGACGGCCATGAGGCGTTCGAGGTCGGCCATCGCGTCGTCGGCCTTCGCCTGAAGCACGGTATGTTCCGTGCCGAGATGCTCGGCCACCGTGCGGGCGTGTGACGACTCGTCATAGCCGATGGCGGGCATCGCGACGCTGAAGGTTTTCAGCGGTCCGTCGCCGCGCTGTTGCAGGCAGCGCTGGCCCAGCGCTGCGATGATGGACGAGTCGATCCCACCGGAGAGAAAGCAGCCCAGCGGAACGTCTGCTTCGAGGCGACTGCGCACCGCTTCGTCGATGACTTCTTCCAGTGCGTCGACCGCGCCCAACGCGGTGCTCGTTCGCGACACGGGCGGCGGACGCCAGTAGCGGTCGAGTTGACGTCGCCCCTTCGCGTCGACGGTCATGCAATGCGCCGGGGGCAGTTCTTCGATGCCCGCGATCATCGACTGCGCGAACGGGTAGCCGAAGCGCAGGAACGTGAGCATCGCCAGCGGGTCGATCGTCGGCTCGGCGGTGTCGCCCGCCAGCAGCGTGGCGACGAGACTGGCGAACGCGAACGTCTTGCCCTGCTGCTGAAAGTAAAGTGGCTTCTTCCCCACACGGTCGCGGGCGAGCAGCAGCGTGCGTGCCTGTTCGTCCCAGATGGCGAACGCGAACATGCCATGCAGGTGTTTCGGTAGTTGATCGCCCCACTGCCGATAGCCCAGCAGCAGCACTTCCGTGTCGGAATGGTCGGAGGCGAAGGTGTGGCCTCGACGTTCAAGCTTTTGACGCAGGTCGCGGTGGTTGTAGATTTCGCCGTTGAACACCAGGTGCAGCGGCCCGGCGGAGCTGTGTTTGGGCGGCGGCTCGCCGTCGGCGTTCGGCAGGCCGGGCAGGTGCATCGGCTGACTGCCGCTGAGCAGGTCGATGATCGAGAGGCGGGTGTGAGCCAGCGCGCATCGGTCGTGCTGGCTCACACCGTCGCCGTCGGGCCCGCGATGTCGCAGGTGGCGACGCATCGCTTCGACGCGCCCCATCGGCGTCGGCCGATCATCAAACTGAACTATGCCTGCAATGCCGCACATGAGCAAGGGTTTCTGGTCTGTGGTTTCTCGTTTCTGGTTTTTACGATCAGCGGATCGCGGTGGACCGGGGCAGTTTAACGCCCGCAACGCCGGTTCCGAAAACGAGAAACCAAAAACGAGAAACCAGAAACCCTGCCTTTCATCAAGCTCGTTCCAGCTCTCGGATCGCCCGCTTGTTGGCCATCCGGTCCGCCGGGGTCATGCGGTCGAGGATGAGGACGCCGTTGAGGTGGTCGGTCTCGTGCTGCCAGACGCGGGCGGGCAGGCCGGCGGCGGTGAGGGTGAAAGGCTCGCCCTGCTCATTGATCGCGTCGATGGTGATGCTCGTCGGCCGAGTGACCTCGGCGGTGACGTTGGGAATGCTCAAGCAGCCTTCGTCGTGCGGCTCGCTCGCCCGGCCGGGCTCGCGGAGCACGGGGTTGATGA from Phycisphaerales bacterium AB-hyl4 encodes:
- the asnB gene encoding asparagine synthase (glutamine-hydrolyzing) — encoded protein: MCGIAGIVQFDDRPTPMGRVEAMRRHLRHRGPDGDGVSQHDRCALAHTRLSIIDLLSGSQPMHLPGLPNADGEPPPKHSSAGPLHLVFNGEIYNHRDLRQKLERRGHTFASDHSDTEVLLLGYRQWGDQLPKHLHGMFAFAIWDEQARTLLLARDRVGKKPLYFQQQGKTFAFASLVATLLAGDTAEPTIDPLAMLTFLRFGYPFAQSMIAGIEELPPAHCMTVDAKGRRQLDRYWRPPPVSRTSTALGAVDALEEVIDEAVRSRLEADVPLGCFLSGGIDSSIIAALGQRCLQQRGDGPLKTFSVAMPAIGYDESSHARTVAEHLGTEHTVLQAKADDAMADLERLMAVAGEPTADSSILPTHWLCRVTREHVKAALSGDGGDELFGGYDRYRALRLLATHRPWLRALPTSLLHTTNAKSRRTALRRLIEAGRAGASPATQYQQMVHLFTEAQIRELGMVGVSELASAGTPAVPDWTNEGDAVHAAMRWDLTHYLPFEVLRKVDRASMAVALEVRCPLLDTQVCDLAGHLPPRVLMPGGQPKGLLRQLARWYLPASIVGRRKQGFAVPIGNWFRTHLRDALADRLTAGDLSRLGVSETEARRYFDEHLAERADHTHRLFALLQLALWRRWLDAEKI
- the def gene encoding peptide deformylase, yielding MPVDASQLVIVQYPDPVLRCKAKPIASVTDEVRAVATKMIELMHEARGVGLAAPQVGLSWRMFVANVTGEPGEDQVFINPVLREPGRASEPHDEGCLSIPNVTAEVTRPTSITIDAINEQGEPFTLTAAGLPARVWQHETDHLNGVLILDRMTPADRMANKRAIRELERA